In one Sesamum indicum cultivar Zhongzhi No. 13 linkage group LG12, S_indicum_v1.0, whole genome shotgun sequence genomic region, the following are encoded:
- the LOC105175512 gene encoding caffeoylshikimate esterase translates to MEEKKRQNQGLTHYWGNTPEEEYYKEQGIKSSNSYYTSPRGLTLFTRSWQPLQSEPPRGIICMVHGYGNDISWTFQGTAIFLAQNGFACFALDLEGHGRSRGLKAYVPNVDLVVDDCISFFNCILTQDPNFPNLPRFLFGESMGGAICLLIHFKQPEFFRGAVLIAPMCRISDKVRPKWPIPQILTAVAGIAPTLPIVPTADLLEKSVKVPEKKIIGVMNPMRYQGKPRLGTVLELLRVTDYVSSKLSDVSIPFIVIHGSADVVTDPAVSRELYQVAKSEDKSIKIYEGMMHSLLFGETDENVAIVRGDILKWLNDRCSFKSIQDVEIAI, encoded by the coding sequence atggaggaaaaaaaacGTCAAAACCAAGGCCTAACCCATTACTGGGGAAACACTCCTGAGGAGGAGTATTACAAAGAACAGGGCATCAAATCATCCAATTCTTACTACACATCACCCAGAGGGCTAACCCTATTCACCAGATCCTGGCAGCCACTCCAATCCGAACCTCCACGCGGCATCATCTGTATGGTCCACGGCTATGGCAATGACATCAGCTGGACTTTTCAGGGCACCGCAATCTTCCTTGCCCAGAATGGGTTTGCCTGTTTTGCCCTTGATCTTGAAGGCCATGGCCGCTCCCGAGGCCTCAAAGCCTATGTCCCAAATGTTGACCTTGTTGTTGATGACTGCATCTCATTCTTCAACTGCATTTTAACCCAAGATCCAAACTTCCCGAACCTTCCGAGATTCTTGTTTGGTGAGTCAATGGGAGGCGCAATTTGTTTACTGATCCATTTCAAGCAACCTGAATTCTTCAGAGGCGCGGTCTTGATAGCCCCCATGTGTAGAATCTCGGACAAGGTGAGGCCAAAATGGCCCATTCCACAAATCCTTACGGCTGTTGCAGGAATTGCCCCCACTTTGCCTATTGTGCCGACCGCTGATTTGTTAGAGAAATCTGTCAAAGtcccagaaaagaaaataattgggGTAATGAATCCCATGAGATATCAGGGGAAGCCAAGATTAGGCACGGTTCTTGAACTCCTGCGGGTGACAGATTACGTTAGTAGTAAACTGAGTGATGTGAGCATTCCTTTTATTGTGATCCATGGGAGTGCAGATGTGGTTACTGATCCAGCAGTGAGTAGAGAATTGTATCAAGTGGCTAAGAGTGAGGATAAGAGTATCAAGATTTATGAGGGTATGATGCATTCTTTGTTGTTTGGGGAAACTGATGAAAATGTTGCGATTGTTCGTGGTGATATCTTGAAGTGGCTGAATGATAGATGCTCGTTCAAGAGTATCCAGGATGTTGAAATTGCTATATGA